Proteins encoded together in one Penaeus vannamei isolate JL-2024 chromosome 11, ASM4276789v1, whole genome shotgun sequence window:
- the LOC113810752 gene encoding cytochrome c oxidase subunit 7A2, mitochondrial — MLGSTSRLGLRLSQIGKVTPASRRITTSAAAFRSFAQVPKELQKKMFNFQVDNGLPVHVRGGIVDKVLMVATYIVCGLGLLDCCRVYYVLSYPAKEEKE; from the exons ATGCTGGGCTCCACATCTCGCCTTGGCCTGCGCCTGTCGCAGATCGGGAAG GTGACCCCGGCTTCCCGCAGGATTACGACATCCGCCGCTGCTTTCAGGAGCTTCGCCCAAGTGCCCAAGGAACTCCAGAAGAAGATGTTCAACTTCCAG gTGGACAACGGCCTGCCAGTGCACGTCCGCGGCGGCATCGTAGACAAGGTGCTTATGGTGGCCACGTATATTGTATGCGGTCTCGGCCTTCTCGACTGCTGCAGGGTGTACTATGTGCTCTCGTAcccggcgaaggaggagaaggagtag